The Microcystis panniformis FACHB-1757 region CATCAACTAGGGTAATAATGCTTTCCAAGCGAATTATTCTACTTAAAACTGGACGCTTTAGGGTTTGTAACAGGGTATAAGGGTTAGCAATTCCACTGGCTTCAATTAAGATCTGATCTGGACGGAGAGATAGGATTTTGGGAAGGGAATTAACCAGATTATTTTGTAAACTACAACAAACACAACCTCCCTCAAGAGTGATTAGATCATCGTCTCTATTTTTAATTAACATCTGATCAATATTAAGACTGCCAAAATCATTGACCAGTATGCCGAAACGGCGATCACTTTTACCCTTAAGAATGCAGTTAAGTAAAGTAGTTTTACCCGCACCTAAAAAACCCGTCAGCAGTGTTACTGGTGTCTTCCAGAGATTTGATGACAAAACCATTATACTTGTCCTCCCGATGGTTGTTTATAGATGACTCCCCGTTTCATGACAAAATCAACTTTACCAGTAACATTAATATCCTCAAAAGGATTACCCGGCATAGCGATAATATCAGCAAATTTCCCCACCGCTAACGCACCAATATTCGGCTGCATTAATAATTCAGCCGCTACAGTAGTTGCTGCTTTTAAAGCGCGTAAAGGAGTAATACCATTTTGAACCATCGCTGGAAACTCTTTCCAGTTATCTATATGAGGAAAAGTTCCCGCATCAGTACCAAAAGCAATCTTAACGTTACTTTTAGCTAAATTATCAGCACAAGCAATCAGTTGAGAGGCATATTTTTGATATTTAGCGTGTTGCCAAGGAGAACGACTTTTCCAATATTCAGGATTATTGGCATTGCGAGCTTTTTCTAAAACAGTGTATTGAGTTGGTACCAGATAAACTCCTTTCTCTTCCATCAATTGCAAAGTCTCGGAACTCGCAAGATTACCATGTTCAATGGAACGTACCCCCGCGTTAACAGCACGTTGAACCCCTTCCCCTCCATAAGCGTGGGGACAAGCAGAAATACCGAAATCTTTGGCGGTACTAACCAGAATATTCATCTCCTCTTGGGAATAAGTGGTTTGACTCGGATCATCCGTAGGAGAGCTAAAACCCCCTGTAGCACAGAATTTAATCCAATCTGCTCCTGAGCGAATTTCTTCTCGTACTATGCGGATAATTTCTGCTGTTCCGTCTGCTACTTCAAATTTTTCTGGTCTGAACTGAAAAGCAACTAAAGAGGTAAAATCACCATGTCCTCCTTGGGCTGAAATCAGGTGAGGTGCTACCAATAGATCTGGTCCAATAATCCAGCCATTGGCGATCGCTTTTTTGAGATCGACGGTAATAAATTCTGGATCGGGACAACCCACTTCCCTTACAGTAGTAAAACCGTTCATTAACAGTGTTTTCAGAGGATTTAAGCTATAAAGGGTCATTAATGGCACTGTCACCATATAAGGATTTTCTGGAATTGTAGGATCCCCTTCACAGAAGGTGATATGAACATGACAATCAATGAAACCAGGGGTAACGGTGTGTCCTTTTAGTTCAATAATTTGAGCGTTGCTGTGATCAACTGTTGTAGCGATCGCAGTGATATTCCCATTTTCGATGCGAATTTCCGTGGCACCAAGGGGATTATCAGCCAAACCATCCCAATATTGATCGGTTACGATTACATAATTTGGGCTAGTGGAATTAGTACCAGTCATCGTTGTTTCTCCTGTTGTTAATTTTTTCAGCGTTTTTATTAGTCTTGAGCTAGGCGATCGCTTAATATCTCGACTTCCACTGGTTGACATCCTCGCCGCCGTAAACGGACGGTGATTCCCAAACCTCACGATTTAGGTTTCTGCTTCTTTCCCGAAGGATTTTTCGCACCTGCCTTAACAGATTTACTCTGTTCTGGTCTTATGGTCGCTCTACAGACTGACACCGCAAGCCCTGCGGCCAAAATATTTTTACTAGCGTTAACATCTCGGTCATGGTGAGTCCCACAGTCTGGACAATCCCACTCTCGAACATTTAACGGCATTTTCTCAGCAATATAGCCGCAATTACTACACCGCTTAGAGCTAGGAAACCATCTATCTATTTCGATGTAGTTTCTCCCATACCAACGGCATTTGTAGGCTAATTGTCTAGTGATTTCTCCCCAACTAACGTCAGATATTGCCTGAGATAATTTCGGGTTTTTGACCATATTCTTGACGGCTAAATTCTCAACCACAATCGTTTTGTTTTCACGAACTAATTGAGTGGTTAGCTTATGTAAATGGTCTTTTCTGCTATCGTTGATTTGAGCGTGAATTCTGGCTACTTTGATTCTTGCTTTTTCCCGATTTTTTGACCCCTTCTGTTTTCTAGAAAGATTTTTCGCTGCTCTTCGCAACCTCTGATAATGTTTCTTAAAATGCTTGGGATTAGACACTTTATCGCCATCGCTGGTAATCACGAGGCTACTAATTCCTAAGTCAATTCCGATGGCTTTATCTGTTACTGGTAATGGCTTAATTGTTGGGTCATCAAATCTAATTGAAATATGCCAACGTCCAGAAGGATGTAATCTGACTGTTACTGTGCTTGGTTCACAGCTTTCTGGGATTTGTCTTGACCATCGAATAGGTAAAGGTTC contains the following coding sequences:
- a CDS encoding metal-dependent hydrolase family protein, whose product is MSTSGSRDIKRSPSSRLIKTLKKLTTGETTMTGTNSTSPNYVIVTDQYWDGLADNPLGATEIRIENGNITAIATTVDHSNAQIIELKGHTVTPGFIDCHVHITFCEGDPTIPENPYMVTVPLMTLYSLNPLKTLLMNGFTTVREVGCPDPEFITVDLKKAIANGWIIGPDLLVAPHLISAQGGHGDFTSLVAFQFRPEKFEVADGTAEIIRIVREEIRSGADWIKFCATGGFSSPTDDPSQTTYSQEEMNILVSTAKDFGISACPHAYGGEGVQRAVNAGVRSIEHGNLASSETLQLMEEKGVYLVPTQYTVLEKARNANNPEYWKSRSPWQHAKYQKYASQLIACADNLAKSNVKIAFGTDAGTFPHIDNWKEFPAMVQNGITPLRALKAATTVAAELLMQPNIGALAVGKFADIIAMPGNPFEDINVTGKVDFVMKRGVIYKQPSGGQV
- a CDS encoding RNA-guided endonuclease InsQ/TnpB family protein; amino-acid sequence: MEKAYSFRFYPTPEQESLLRRTLGCVRLVYNKALHERTQAWYEKQERVGYAQTSSMLTDWKKQEELDFLNEVSCVPLQQGLRHLQTAFTNFFAGRTKYPNFKKKHQGGSAEFTKSAFKFKDKQIYLAKCTEPLPIRWSRQIPESCEPSTVTVRLHPSGRWHISIRFDDPTIKPLPVTDKAIGIDLGISSLVITSDGDKVSNPKHFKKHYQRLRRAAKNLSRKQKGSKNREKARIKVARIHAQINDSRKDHLHKLTTQLVRENKTIVVENLAVKNMVKNPKLSQAISDVSWGEITRQLAYKCRWYGRNYIEIDRWFPSSKRCSNCGYIAEKMPLNVREWDCPDCGTHHDRDVNASKNILAAGLAVSVCRATIRPEQSKSVKAGAKNPSGKKQKPKS